A genomic segment from Cumulibacter soli encodes:
- a CDS encoding DNA-binding protein, which produces MSREPKWDTDGNADRERAEREFAARNRLESLGADELEARPWRPAPAPLTAVDLTQFALWRAGDLSPDDVLATLTLLPAARAEVDGAEAGLLFIARSAGLTWSQIADAMGFRSPQACQQYVARLTARQEER; this is translated from the coding sequence ACGGCAATGCGGACAGAGAACGGGCCGAGCGAGAGTTCGCGGCGCGGAATCGTCTGGAATCACTCGGCGCCGATGAGCTTGAGGCGCGTCCGTGGCGACCTGCGCCAGCACCGCTCACTGCCGTCGACCTGACCCAATTTGCGCTGTGGCGCGCGGGGGACCTATCGCCGGATGATGTGTTGGCAACGCTGACACTGTTGCCGGCTGCACGCGCCGAGGTCGATGGAGCGGAGGCAGGACTGCTGTTCATCGCGCGCAGTGCGGGTCTGACCTGGAGCCAGATCGCCGACGCGATGGGGTTTCGCTCGCCGCAGGCGTGCCAGCAATACGTCGCACGCCTCACCGCACGCCAGGAGGAGAGGTGA
- a CDS encoding helix-turn-helix domain-containing protein: MRDETANPLLAAAFDAIDAQIEVDADLQLILDQTAGILGCRLGVCGPDDERTAGGPSRGSPAAAGRTTHAVPGVGEVWLENAAGLSERDARRVAQRLGIAAKFDRLRRRSAGELPLMSVVDESLSTEIRGSVLRRLGMEPSSLVTVFALVACHEDAAVFVAQLRTRATKVLHAEDRQFHLVMATDLTDYGAIGVPVGSRAAHSGPAHAINAPAAWRQAKIGLRFCRPSRHPCGPYALEEATLVDADQLGGYALFAEVATPQQIREVEDVRRLNRFVDETDDDVLICLEAVAATDSIRKAARHLHLHHNSVTDRIRRAERYLGYRFTAPYGRTRLFLTLVMRRLLESADLVEASSQLATNPSHLNSDPHHGLSESGGSHGA, translated from the coding sequence GTGCGCGACGAAACGGCAAATCCCCTGCTGGCTGCGGCCTTCGACGCGATTGATGCGCAGATCGAAGTCGACGCCGACCTGCAGCTGATTCTGGATCAGACCGCCGGCATCCTCGGCTGCCGACTCGGCGTATGCGGGCCGGACGACGAACGCACTGCCGGCGGACCGAGCCGGGGTTCCCCGGCCGCCGCCGGGCGTACGACGCACGCGGTCCCCGGCGTCGGCGAGGTCTGGCTTGAGAATGCCGCAGGCCTGTCCGAGCGGGATGCTCGCCGAGTCGCACAGCGCCTCGGGATCGCCGCTAAGTTCGATCGACTCCGCCGCCGCAGTGCTGGGGAGTTACCGCTGATGAGCGTCGTCGACGAATCGCTATCGACGGAGATCCGCGGCTCCGTTCTGCGCCGTCTCGGCATGGAGCCCTCCAGCCTGGTCACGGTGTTCGCGCTGGTTGCGTGCCACGAGGACGCAGCGGTGTTCGTCGCGCAGCTACGCACTCGCGCCACCAAAGTGCTGCACGCCGAGGATCGACAGTTCCATCTCGTCATGGCTACCGACCTCACCGACTACGGCGCGATTGGCGTACCGGTGGGATCTCGGGCTGCCCACTCCGGCCCGGCGCACGCGATCAATGCACCCGCCGCGTGGCGGCAGGCGAAAATCGGGTTACGGTTCTGCCGACCGAGTCGCCATCCTTGCGGGCCCTATGCGCTGGAGGAAGCAACGTTGGTGGACGCCGATCAACTCGGCGGGTACGCCTTGTTCGCCGAAGTCGCGACACCTCAGCAGATACGGGAAGTCGAGGACGTACGGCGATTGAACCGCTTCGTCGACGAAACCGACGACGACGTACTGATTTGCCTGGAAGCCGTAGCGGCTACCGATTCCATTCGTAAGGCCGCACGCCACCTGCATCTGCACCACAACTCGGTGACCGACCGCATCCGCCGCGCCGAGCGCTACCTTGGCTATCGCTTCACCGCGCCGTACGGCCGGACGCGGCTTTTTCTCACGCTGGTGATGCGCAGGCTGCTGGAATCGGCAGACCTCGTCGAGGCCAGTAGCCAGTTGGCTACCAACCCCAGCCATTTGAACAGTGACCCTCATCACGGCCTGAGCGAGTCTGGAGGAAGTCACGGCGCGTGA
- a CDS encoding heavy metal translocating P-type ATPase: MPDSHQDHGHGSSPLTHGEHHHESAPAQHSVDTHEGHRTGHAPHSHQAGHDNHSEHGGHADQFRKLFWINLIIGIPVVVFSPMFAMLLDYTVPSWATWIAPVLGTVMYAWGGRPFLTGAWSEVKARKPGMMLLIALAITVAFFASWAATVGLVHHELEFWWELALLIVIMLLGHWVEMRSLAQTTSALDSLAALLPDVAERVDGDEVVTVDPAELRVGDIVIVRPGGSVPADGTVIDGRADMDESMITGESRTLSRGEGDAVTAGTVATDSGLRIAITATGDDTALAGINRLVAEAQNSSSRAQRIADRAAALLFWFALVAAVITAIIWTVTGDPDAAVVRTITVLVIACPHALGLAIPLVVSIATERAARGGVLIKDRLALESMRRIDVVLFDKTGTLTMGEPAVTDAEAVTGYDVDTVLSLAASAEADSEHPLARAILAAAAERGLPLERGTNFSSSPAVGVTASVSGHEIRVGGPRLLEEVGQLEIAAAEAWRLEGAIILHVVRDGVVIGGLKLADEVRPESREAVHALHRLGIEVVMITGDAEAVANEVAKKLGIDRVFAGVRPEDKSAKVTALQAEGKRVAMVGDGVNDAPALAQADVGVAIGAGTDVAIASSGVILASSDPRSVLSIVELSRATYRKMKQNLWWAAGYNLISVPLAAGVLAPIGFVLPMSVGAILMSLSTVVVALNAQLLRRIDLTPESSTRSVSERVG, translated from the coding sequence ATGCCAGACTCGCACCAGGATCACGGGCACGGATCGAGCCCACTCACCCACGGTGAGCATCACCACGAGTCAGCGCCCGCGCAGCATTCGGTGGACACACACGAAGGCCACCGCACCGGACACGCGCCGCACTCCCACCAGGCCGGCCACGACAACCACAGCGAACATGGCGGGCACGCCGACCAGTTTCGGAAGTTGTTCTGGATCAACCTCATCATTGGGATCCCGGTCGTGGTGTTCTCCCCGATGTTCGCGATGCTGCTGGATTACACGGTGCCGAGCTGGGCGACCTGGATCGCGCCGGTGCTCGGTACCGTGATGTACGCGTGGGGCGGCCGACCATTCCTCACCGGTGCCTGGAGCGAGGTCAAGGCCCGCAAGCCGGGGATGATGCTGTTAATCGCGCTCGCGATCACCGTCGCGTTCTTCGCGTCGTGGGCCGCCACCGTCGGCCTGGTCCACCATGAACTGGAGTTCTGGTGGGAACTGGCGCTGCTGATCGTCATCATGCTGCTGGGGCACTGGGTCGAAATGCGGTCGCTGGCGCAGACCACCTCCGCCCTCGATTCATTAGCCGCCTTGTTGCCCGATGTGGCCGAACGCGTCGACGGAGATGAAGTCGTCACTGTCGATCCCGCGGAACTCCGGGTAGGCGACATCGTGATCGTGCGCCCCGGCGGCAGCGTTCCTGCCGACGGCACGGTGATCGACGGCCGGGCCGACATGGACGAGTCCATGATCACCGGTGAGTCCCGAACGCTATCGCGCGGTGAAGGCGATGCCGTCACCGCCGGTACGGTCGCCACTGACTCGGGCCTACGAATAGCGATCACCGCAACTGGCGACGACACCGCGCTGGCAGGCATCAACCGGCTCGTCGCCGAGGCCCAGAACTCTTCCTCACGCGCGCAGCGCATCGCCGACCGGGCGGCGGCCTTGCTGTTCTGGTTCGCGCTGGTGGCCGCCGTGATTACCGCGATCATATGGACCGTCACCGGCGATCCGGACGCGGCCGTGGTGCGCACGATCACCGTGCTCGTCATCGCGTGTCCGCACGCGTTGGGTCTGGCGATTCCGTTGGTGGTCTCCATCGCGACCGAACGCGCCGCCCGCGGCGGTGTGCTCATCAAGGACCGCTTGGCTCTGGAGTCGATGCGTCGGATCGACGTCGTTCTGTTCGACAAGACCGGCACCCTGACCATGGGCGAACCCGCCGTCACCGACGCCGAAGCCGTGACCGGGTACGACGTCGACACCGTCCTGTCGCTCGCGGCCTCTGCCGAGGCTGACAGCGAGCATCCCCTCGCCAGAGCTATTTTGGCAGCGGCGGCCGAACGCGGCCTGCCACTGGAGAGGGGCACCAACTTCTCCTCCTCACCGGCCGTCGGCGTCACCGCCAGCGTTTCCGGTCACGAGATTCGGGTGGGCGGACCACGTCTGCTGGAGGAAGTCGGTCAGCTCGAAATCGCTGCCGCCGAGGCGTGGCGCCTCGAGGGCGCGATCATCCTGCACGTCGTGCGTGACGGCGTGGTGATCGGCGGGCTCAAGCTAGCGGACGAGGTACGCCCGGAGTCGCGTGAGGCGGTGCACGCGCTGCACCGTCTCGGCATCGAGGTCGTCATGATCACAGGGGACGCCGAGGCGGTCGCGAATGAGGTCGCTAAGAAGCTTGGCATCGATCGGGTCTTCGCCGGCGTGCGGCCCGAGGACAAGTCCGCAAAGGTTACTGCGTTGCAGGCCGAGGGTAAACGGGTCGCAATGGTCGGCGACGGCGTCAACGACGCCCCCGCGTTGGCCCAAGCCGACGTCGGCGTCGCGATCGGCGCCGGCACAGATGTCGCGATTGCTTCATCCGGCGTCATCCTCGCCAGTTCCGACCCGCGCAGCGTGCTGTCCATTGTCGAACTTTCCCGGGCCACCTACCGCAAGATGAAGCAGAACCTATGGTGGGCCGCCGGGTACAACCTCATCTCAGTGCCGCTTGCGGCCGGCGTACTCGCACCGATTGGGTTCGTCCTGCCGATGTCCGTCGGCGCCATCCTGATGTCGCTATCGACCGTTGTGGTCGCACTCAATGCCCAACTGCTGCGACGGATCGACCTCACTCCCGAATCCAGCACCCGTTCCGTCTCGGAACGGGTGGGCTAG
- a CDS encoding transcriptional regulator, protein MTTAGVEVLHAVRLLGFADAAATAERAAVDVDVAIAALDAAENVGWVQRSAFADLDGWSLTTAGRAENERRLAAERNQAGATAAVASAYRDFLPLNGRLVRAVSDWQLAPTHDDPLAPNVHVDIARDTGILYELGELSAELRVLIGRLVDALPRFSGYDLRFDAALAKAMAGGLRWVDGTNIDSCHRVWFELHEDLIATLGIDRATEA, encoded by the coding sequence GTGACGACTGCCGGCGTGGAGGTCCTACATGCAGTGCGGCTGCTCGGGTTCGCGGATGCCGCTGCCACTGCCGAACGAGCAGCGGTCGATGTTGACGTGGCGATTGCTGCGCTTGACGCTGCCGAGAACGTCGGGTGGGTTCAACGCTCCGCGTTCGCCGATCTCGATGGATGGTCGTTGACCACTGCGGGACGGGCCGAGAATGAACGCAGGCTTGCCGCGGAACGGAATCAGGCTGGAGCAACCGCAGCGGTCGCGTCCGCGTATCGAGATTTCCTGCCATTGAACGGCCGTCTGGTGCGTGCGGTGTCGGACTGGCAACTCGCCCCGACGCACGACGATCCGCTGGCGCCGAATGTGCACGTGGACATCGCGCGTGACACGGGAATTCTTTATGAGCTAGGAGAACTCAGCGCAGAACTTCGGGTGCTCATCGGGCGGCTCGTCGACGCACTACCGAGATTTTCCGGCTACGACCTCCGTTTCGATGCCGCGCTGGCCAAAGCGATGGCCGGCGGGCTGCGTTGGGTTGACGGAACAAATATCGACTCGTGTCATCGCGTCTGGTTCGAATTGCACGAAGACCTCATCGCGACGTTGGGTATCGACCGGGCGACCGAGGCCTAA
- a CDS encoding nuclear transport factor 2 family protein — protein sequence MTTTVDAYLASWNATGDARTQLIAQHFAPGVTYTDPMAEVAGHDGLDALIGAVQEQFPGFVFSPVGEADAHHRQLRFNWGLGPAGEEPVVVGFDVVVVDEDGRIRDVRGFLDKVPA from the coding sequence ATGACCACCACTGTCGATGCATACCTCGCGAGCTGGAACGCGACCGGAGACGCACGTACCCAGCTGATTGCGCAACATTTCGCGCCCGGCGTTACCTACACCGACCCGATGGCCGAAGTCGCCGGGCACGACGGTCTCGACGCACTCATTGGCGCAGTTCAGGAGCAGTTCCCGGGATTCGTGTTCAGCCCGGTAGGCGAGGCCGACGCGCACCATCGGCAGCTGCGATTCAACTGGGGACTGGGCCCCGCCGGGGAGGAGCCCGTAGTCGTCGGCTTTGACGTCGTGGTGGTCGATGAGGACGGTCGGATTCGCGACGTCCGCGGCTTCCTGGACAAAGTCCCTGCCTGA
- a CDS encoding helix-turn-helix domain-containing protein, with protein MSATAVAPDIGMMLREWRERRRLSQQDLSNLTTVSTRHLSRVETGKAHPTPKMILHLAENLEVPLRQRNQLLLAAGYAPKFADTALNDPSLSAVMAGLRDLLDAHLPYPALLLDDYWELVDANAAVDALLIGCAPELLEPPVNVVRLSVHPAGLAGRIQNLDQWATHLHNQVLNRATRSRDPRHRELAREITDLRGEVPRTEPTGEPVLAMHLEVGGQTLRMYSVAAQLSTAWDVALEGLHLETFLPADDATRAFFSTGGN; from the coding sequence ATGAGCGCAACTGCCGTAGCACCGGATATTGGAATGATGCTTCGCGAATGGCGCGAGCGTCGCCGTCTGAGTCAGCAGGATCTGTCGAACCTGACGACGGTCTCGACCCGCCATCTGAGCCGGGTCGAGACCGGTAAGGCGCATCCGACGCCGAAGATGATTCTGCATCTCGCCGAGAACCTCGAGGTTCCGCTGCGGCAGCGCAACCAATTGCTGCTCGCCGCTGGATACGCGCCGAAGTTCGCCGATACCGCGCTCAATGATCCCTCGCTGTCAGCGGTCATGGCCGGACTACGCGACCTGCTGGATGCCCACCTGCCCTATCCCGCGCTGCTGCTAGACGACTATTGGGAGCTCGTGGACGCCAATGCCGCCGTCGACGCGCTTCTGATTGGATGTGCGCCAGAGTTGCTGGAACCGCCGGTGAACGTCGTACGGCTCAGTGTGCACCCGGCGGGTCTGGCTGGCCGTATCCAGAATCTGGACCAATGGGCGACACATCTGCATAACCAGGTGCTCAACAGAGCCACCCGATCACGCGATCCGCGCCACCGCGAACTGGCGCGAGAGATCACCGATCTGCGCGGTGAGGTCCCGCGGACCGAACCGACCGGCGAACCGGTGTTAGCCATGCACCTCGAGGTCGGCGGTCAAACCCTCCGCATGTACAGCGTTGCGGCGCAGTTGAGTACTGCCTGGGATGTGGCGCTGGAGGGACTTCACCTGGAGACGTTCCTGCCGGCGGATGACGCAACGCGCGCGTTCTTCAGTACTGGCGGGAACTAG
- a CDS encoding serine hydrolase domain-containing protein, whose translation MMSIQARIEALVDESVARDEAPGIAAGVLMRGERYVAAAGSLGTDGRPVGRDSLFRISSMTKPITAAAVLALVEENTLALDEPIDRLLPELADRQVLREPSGSITDTVPATRAITTRDLLTFTWGFGQQGALFGGAPWPIVNAAAERNLETFGPPNPAAMPDADTWIARLGELPLMTQPGERWLYHSGFQVLGVLAARAVGATLLDVLRERVLDPLGMSDTAFHTTDTNRLATSYLRHDGELQVYDAADGQWSVPPQFQDGGAGLVSSIDDMLTFGSALLHGGAPILSTRTVADMTRNHLTDEQRTRVWPGFDILDGAGWGFGVAAYADGSYGWDGGLGTRWISFPDIDATVVVLSQRGFDETGYAGAGVIDLVRSWRSSR comes from the coding sequence ATGATGTCAATCCAAGCTCGCATCGAAGCGCTGGTGGACGAGTCTGTCGCGCGCGACGAGGCGCCAGGAATCGCCGCCGGTGTGCTCATGCGCGGCGAGCGCTATGTGGCCGCTGCCGGATCGCTGGGTACCGATGGGCGCCCAGTCGGCCGAGATTCGTTGTTTCGGATCTCGTCGATGACCAAACCGATTACCGCCGCGGCCGTACTCGCGTTAGTCGAGGAGAACACCCTCGCCCTCGACGAGCCGATCGACCGGCTCTTGCCTGAACTCGCCGACAGGCAGGTGTTGCGCGAGCCGAGCGGGTCGATCACGGACACGGTCCCCGCTACACGCGCGATCACCACACGAGATCTGCTGACCTTCACCTGGGGTTTCGGCCAACAAGGTGCGCTCTTCGGAGGCGCGCCTTGGCCGATCGTCAATGCTGCGGCAGAACGTAACTTGGAGACTTTCGGCCCACCCAACCCAGCTGCGATGCCCGATGCCGATACCTGGATCGCGCGCCTTGGCGAATTGCCTTTGATGACCCAGCCGGGGGAGCGATGGCTGTATCACAGCGGATTCCAAGTGCTCGGTGTGCTGGCCGCACGAGCCGTTGGCGCCACGTTGCTCGACGTCCTCCGAGAACGGGTACTCGATCCGCTGGGTATGAGCGACACCGCCTTCCACACCACTGACACAAACCGGCTAGCGACGTCATACCTGCGCCACGACGGCGAACTGCAGGTGTACGACGCGGCCGATGGCCAGTGGAGCGTGCCGCCACAGTTCCAGGACGGTGGCGCCGGACTGGTGTCCTCGATTGATGACATGCTGACGTTCGGGTCGGCGCTGCTGCACGGTGGTGCTCCGATCCTCAGCACGCGGACCGTCGCGGACATGACGCGCAATCACCTCACCGACGAGCAGCGGACTCGGGTGTGGCCCGGATTCGACATCCTCGACGGCGCCGGGTGGGGCTTCGGCGTCGCGGCGTACGCCGACGGCTCGTACGGCTGGGACGGCGGGCTCGGTACCCGCTGGATCAGTTTCCCGGACATCGATGCCACCGTCGTCGTGCTGTCTCAGCGGGGCTTCGACGAGACCGGGTACGCGGGCGCCGGCGTCATCGACTTGGTGCGGTCATGGCGGTCCTCGCGCTAG
- a CDS encoding alpha/beta hydrolase: MSTTDQPTSTRHLVDPETLPVLDAFPPLSLSAESLASVREMMGAPVPDAPDPAALFPDVTVSEKHIPGVDGDPDVRILHYDPKSRTTPTAALVWIHGGGYVIGTADSDEMLCRRIATETGAVVVSVDYRLAPETVAPGLVHDCYAALAWVHRNADELGVDPAQVAVGGASAGGGLAATLSILARDKGEYPVAFQFLIYPMLDDRTSSSVPAHAYAGEYIWTPSDNRFGWASILGHEPGGDGVSAHTAAARVESVEGLPPAFIAVGALDLFLEEDLAYATRLIRAGIPTELHVYPGGWHAFDMVADSRIGQAYARDFMAALNRQFNG; this comes from the coding sequence GTGAGCACTACTGACCAGCCGACGTCCACACGTCACCTCGTCGATCCCGAGACCCTGCCTGTCCTTGATGCATTCCCACCGTTGAGCCTCTCGGCTGAGTCTCTGGCGTCGGTTCGCGAGATGATGGGCGCTCCGGTTCCAGACGCACCTGACCCGGCGGCGCTCTTCCCGGACGTCACTGTCAGCGAGAAGCACATCCCCGGCGTAGACGGCGATCCGGACGTGCGCATCTTGCATTATGACCCCAAGTCGCGCACGACGCCGACGGCCGCCCTGGTATGGATTCACGGTGGCGGTTATGTCATCGGAACCGCAGATTCCGACGAGATGCTATGTCGGCGGATCGCGACCGAGACGGGGGCTGTCGTCGTCTCGGTGGATTACCGTCTCGCCCCGGAAACAGTCGCACCGGGGTTGGTCCACGACTGCTATGCCGCCCTGGCATGGGTCCATCGGAACGCCGATGAATTGGGCGTCGATCCCGCCCAGGTCGCAGTGGGCGGCGCGAGCGCCGGTGGCGGCCTGGCTGCCACGTTGTCGATCTTGGCTCGCGATAAGGGCGAGTATCCGGTCGCGTTCCAGTTCCTGATTTACCCCATGCTCGACGATCGCACCTCAAGCAGCGTGCCCGCGCACGCGTACGCGGGTGAGTACATCTGGACACCGAGCGACAACCGATTCGGCTGGGCGTCGATTCTGGGACACGAGCCCGGCGGGGACGGCGTATCTGCGCACACCGCCGCGGCCCGGGTGGAGTCAGTCGAGGGCCTGCCTCCCGCGTTCATCGCGGTCGGCGCCCTCGATCTGTTCCTAGAAGAGGATCTCGCGTATGCGACACGGCTGATCCGGGCGGGCATCCCCACGGAATTGCATGTGTATCCAGGTGGATGGCACGCGTTCGACATGGTCGCCGATTCGCGGATCGGGCAGGCGTACGCTCGCGACTTCATGGCTGCGTTGAACCGACAGTTCAACGGTTAG
- a CDS encoding acyl-CoA synthetase yields MYPGAYVATTPDKPALIMADTGRTLSFAELDELSIRLANVLHEQGLRRGDSLALLSPNDPVYFVAYWAAMRSGLIITAINYNLSADEAAYIVNDCGARAFIVHSAMPELAAQLVELTDKVELRLSADGPLPQHTELDVALAGASAEPLPEQPIGGRMLYSSGTTGRPKGIKAPLGEYQIGEVQEPLTTFFAAAYGMDSNTVYLSPAPMYHSAPYGFTTMTQSLGGTAIVMSKFDPQNALQFIERFSVTHSQWVPTMFIRMLKLPDDVRAKYDLSSHRVAIHAAAPCPVEVKQRMIEWWGPILHEYYAATEAVGVTLIDSQTWLSKPGTVGQSKLGLVHICDDEGDELPTGERGVIYFERDELPFSYHNAPEKTAEATNPKHSNWGTTGDIGYLDEDGFLFLTDRKAFMIISGGVNIYPQEIENALALHPKVLDIAVIGIPDDEMGEQVKGVVQPAEGVQPGPELERELIDFLRERIAHFKVPRSIDFVTELPRTPTGKLVKGKVRERYLADQGK; encoded by the coding sequence GTGTATCCAGGAGCGTACGTCGCAACAACTCCCGACAAACCGGCCCTGATCATGGCCGACACCGGTCGCACTTTGAGTTTCGCTGAGCTCGACGAACTGTCGATCCGACTCGCGAACGTGCTGCACGAGCAGGGATTACGGCGCGGCGATTCGTTGGCGTTGCTCTCCCCCAACGACCCGGTGTATTTCGTCGCGTACTGGGCGGCAATGCGCAGCGGTTTGATCATCACCGCCATCAACTACAACCTCAGCGCCGACGAAGCCGCCTATATCGTCAACGACTGCGGAGCTCGCGCGTTCATCGTGCACAGCGCCATGCCTGAACTCGCCGCACAACTGGTTGAGCTCACCGACAAGGTCGAGTTGCGACTATCGGCGGACGGCCCGCTGCCGCAGCACACCGAACTCGACGTCGCCTTGGCGGGGGCGTCGGCAGAGCCGCTGCCCGAGCAGCCGATCGGCGGACGCATGCTCTACTCGTCTGGTACGACGGGCCGCCCGAAGGGCATCAAGGCACCGCTCGGCGAGTATCAGATCGGTGAGGTACAGGAGCCGCTGACGACGTTCTTCGCCGCCGCTTATGGAATGGACTCGAACACCGTCTACCTCAGCCCCGCGCCGATGTATCACTCGGCGCCGTACGGCTTCACTACGATGACCCAATCGCTTGGCGGCACCGCGATCGTCATGTCGAAGTTCGATCCGCAGAACGCGCTGCAATTCATCGAGCGGTTCTCGGTGACGCACAGCCAGTGGGTCCCGACGATGTTCATCCGAATGCTGAAATTGCCAGACGACGTTCGCGCCAAGTACGACCTATCCAGCCACAGGGTGGCGATTCACGCCGCTGCCCCATGTCCGGTCGAGGTCAAGCAGCGGATGATCGAGTGGTGGGGTCCGATCCTGCACGAGTACTACGCGGCGACTGAAGCCGTCGGGGTAACGCTGATCGACTCACAGACGTGGCTGAGCAAGCCCGGCACGGTCGGCCAGTCGAAGCTCGGGCTGGTCCACATTTGCGATGACGAGGGTGACGAACTGCCGACCGGCGAGCGCGGCGTCATCTACTTCGAACGAGACGAGTTGCCCTTCAGCTATCACAATGCGCCGGAGAAGACGGCTGAGGCGACGAACCCGAAACACTCGAATTGGGGCACTACCGGCGATATCGGGTACCTCGATGAAGACGGCTTCTTGTTCTTGACCGATCGCAAGGCATTCATGATTATCTCCGGCGGCGTGAACATCTATCCGCAGGAGATCGAGAACGCGCTTGCCTTGCATCCGAAGGTGCTCGACATCGCCGTGATCGGGATTCCCGATGATGAGATGGGTGAGCAGGTGAAGGGCGTCGTCCAACCTGCTGAAGGCGTCCAGCCCGGACCCGAGTTAGAACGTGAACTGATCGACTTCCTGCGGGAGCGAATCGCGCATTTCAAGGTGCCGCGCAGCATCGATTTCGTGACCGAATTGCCACGCACCCCCACCGGAAAGCTGGTCAAGGGCAAGGTGCGCGAAAGGTACCTCGCCGATCAGGGCAAGTAA
- a CDS encoding flavin-containing monooxygenase, which yields MATGDTTDHDVIVIGAGFAGMYLLHRLRDEQGLRVQVYERGSGVGGTWYWNRYPGARCDVESKYYSYSFDSELEQEWEWTERFPAQPELLTYANHVADRFDLRKNIQFDTSVESAVFDDATNTWSVTLADGTTATATYLVTAVGCLSASQIPPFDGIDSFSGPTYHTGRWPHEGVDFSGKRVGIIGTGSSGIQAIPVIAEQAAHLTVFQRTANFSLPSRNRPLKPGEQDEFKADYPSIRAAQRMARGGQPVADPIGNAREIDPATRAKTMDDAWAAGAVAFMGVFADTMLDEDANKVSAEYVHDRIHDIVEDPDTADLLCAKTHPIGTKRICLDTNYFQTYNRDNVKLVGIADTPIERITEKGVQVNGTEYEFDAIVFATGFDAMTGPLNQIDIQGVDGIKLKDEWAAGPRTYLGIASAGFPNMFMVTAPGSPSVLTNMIPTIEQHVDWITDSIQYNREHGIARIEAKRDEQDQWVQHVNEVAHTTLYPKAASWYMGANIPGKPRVFMPYIGGLNVYRDICDDVAADGYRGFTLSPAA from the coding sequence ATGGCCACGGGAGACACTACAGACCACGACGTCATCGTGATTGGGGCCGGTTTCGCCGGCATGTACCTACTGCACCGTCTGCGCGACGAGCAAGGACTCCGCGTCCAGGTCTACGAGCGCGGCAGCGGCGTCGGCGGCACCTGGTACTGGAACCGCTACCCCGGGGCACGCTGCGACGTCGAGTCGAAGTACTACTCCTACTCATTCGACTCCGAGTTGGAGCAAGAATGGGAATGGACCGAGCGCTTCCCCGCACAACCCGAACTACTCACCTACGCAAACCACGTCGCCGATCGATTCGACCTACGCAAGAACATCCAGTTCGATACTTCGGTCGAATCCGCCGTATTCGACGACGCAACGAACACGTGGTCGGTGACCCTGGCGGACGGAACCACCGCCACCGCGACCTACCTGGTCACTGCCGTCGGCTGCCTGTCGGCCTCGCAGATCCCACCGTTCGACGGAATCGACTCCTTCTCCGGTCCGACCTACCACACCGGTCGCTGGCCGCATGAGGGCGTGGATTTCAGTGGCAAGCGGGTGGGCATCATCGGCACCGGATCCTCCGGCATCCAGGCTATTCCGGTCATCGCCGAACAGGCTGCCCACCTCACCGTCTTCCAGCGCACCGCTAACTTCTCGCTCCCCTCGCGCAACCGACCGCTGAAGCCCGGCGAGCAGGATGAATTCAAGGCCGACTACCCGAGCATTCGCGCGGCGCAGCGCATGGCCAGGGGCGGACAACCGGTGGCCGATCCGATCGGTAACGCACGCGAGATTGACCCAGCGACCCGCGCCAAGACGATGGATGATGCATGGGCAGCGGGCGCCGTCGCATTCATGGGCGTATTCGCCGACACGATGCTCGATGAGGACGCCAATAAGGTCTCGGCAGAGTACGTGCACGACCGGATCCACGACATCGTCGAGGACCCAGACACCGCGGACCTGCTGTGTGCGAAGACCCACCCGATCGGCACCAAACGGATTTGCCTGGATACCAACTATTTCCAGACCTACAACCGGGACAACGTCAAGTTGGTAGGCATCGCCGATACGCCGATCGAACGGATCACCGAGAAGGGGGTTCAGGTCAACGGAACCGAGTACGAGTTTGACGCGATCGTGTTTGCCACCGGCTTCGACGCGATGACCGGCCCGCTCAACCAGATCGACATCCAGGGCGTCGACGGGATCAAGTTGAAGGACGAGTGGGCCGCCGGGCCGCGCACCTATCTGGGTATCGCGTCTGCCGGCTTCCCGAACATGTTCATGGTGACGGCACCGGGTAGCCCGTCCGTGCTGACGAACATGATTCCGACGATCGAGCAGCACGTCGACTGGATTACCGACTCAATTCAGTACAACCGCGAGCACGGAATTGCCCGTATCGAGGCGAAGCGTGACGAGCAGGATCAGTGGGTCCAGCACGTCAACGAGGTAGCGCACACGACGCTGTATCCAAAGGCGGCGTCCTGGTACATGGGTGCGAACATTCCCGGAAAGCCGCGAGTGTTCATGCCGTACATCGGCGGGCTCAACGTGTACCGGGACATCTGTGACGACGTCGCAGCAGATGGATACCGCGGATTCACCCTGAGCCCGGCCGCCTGA